A window of Marinobacter sp. es.042 genomic DNA:
TTTCAGGCAGCTTTCTACCGCAGAGATCGACGCCTACGTGGCCAGCGGCGAACCCATGGACAAGGCCGGGAGTTATGGAATTCAGGGCCTTGGTGGTATTTTTGTTAATGAGCTCCGGGGTAGCTACAGTGCCGTGGTTGGTCTGCCGCTGCAGGAAACCGCCGCATTGCTGGCTGGTGCCGGTTACCCGGTCTGGAAAAACTGGCCGCGCAGTCTGGAGAGCCAAACATTATGAGCGAAGAGATTCTGATCAACGTCACCCCGGTGGAAACGAGGGTGGCCCTGGTTGAAAACGGCATGCTGCAGGAAGCCTACATAGAGCGCACCAGCAGGAAAGGCATAGTCGGCAACATTTACAAGGGCAAGGTGGTGCGCGTTCTGCCGGGCATGGAAGCGGCGTTCGTCGATATTGGTCTGGAACGGGCTGCATTCATCCATGCGTCCGATGTGGTTCCGAGTCAGTCCAATGGCGATGAGCCCGCCGATACTCCGAAAACCGTTCCCGATATTCGAAGCCTGCTTCGCGAAGGGCAGTCACTGGTCGTCCAGGTTACCAAGGATCCGATCGGCACCAAGGGAGCCCGCCTGACCACCCAGCTTTCAATTCCGTCGCGGTATCTGGTGTTTATGCCAGGCGTCAGCCACGTTGGTATTTCGCAGCGAATTGAGGACGACACCGAGCGGGCCCGCCTGAAAACCCTCGTTGAGGAGGCTGCCGCCGAGGATCAGGATGTTCAAGGCGGCTATATCATCCGGACGGCCGCGGAAGCGGCGTCACCCGAGGATCTGATTGGCGACATGGCTTACCTGCACCGGTTAAGCCAGTCCATACACGAGCGCATTGCCCGGGTTCAGGCGCCGGCGGTTGTGTATCAGGATCTGCCGTTGTTCATTCGAACCATCCGTGACCTGATCCGGCCCCAGACCGAAAAGGTGCGTATCGACAGCCGCGAGAGTCATCAGCGGGTGATGGAGTTTGTCGAGGAGTTCGTTACGGAATTTGCTGACAAGGTCGAGTACTACCCGGGCGAGCGTCCCATTTTCGACCTTTACTCGGTCGAGGACGAAATCCAGAAGGCCCTGAGCCGAAAGGTCCAGCTCAAGTCCGGTGGTTATGTGATTATCGACCAGACCGAAGCCATGACCACGATTGATATCAATACCGGGGCGTTCGTCGGGCACCGGAATCTGGAAGAAACCATCTTCAAGACCAACCTGGAAGCGGCTCGGGCCATCAGTCGTCAACTGCGTCTGCGAAACCTGGGCGGCATTATCATCATCGATTTTATCGACATGGAAGACCCCGAGCACCAGCGCCAGGTCCACCGGATGCTGGAGAAGATGCTGGAGCGGGACCACGCCAAGACGAAGATCACTGGCGTCTCCGAGTTGGGTCTGGTGGAAATGACCCGCAAACGTACCACCGAGAGCCTTGGTCAGGTGCTCTGCGAACCTTGCCCCATCTGTGATGGACGGGGTTTTCTGAAAACCACCGAGACCGTTTGCTATGAGGTTTTCAGGGAAATTCTCCGGGTAAATCGAGCCTATGATGCTGAGAGCTATCTGGTGATGGCCTCCCAGAGCGTCGTGGATCGCCTGCTGGATGAGGAATCCGATAACGTGGCCGATCTTGAAACCTTCATCAGCAAGACCATTCGCTTCCAGGTGGAGCCCTTCTACAGCCAGGAGCAGTATGATGTTGTTCTGCTCTGATGCCGGGAAACTGCGCCGGTTACCGGTTTAAGGGGTCTGAATGTCCTCCGCTGACCACGAACCGCCGCTTCCGGAGAACCTGCCCGAGAGCCCTCCGGTTCGGCTTTTGGCGCGGCTCGCCAGCCTGATCTGGTGGATGCTGCTGACACTTCTGGTGCTGCTGGCCCTATACGCCGGTCTTGGCCGCCAGCTGACCCAGAACGTGGACAGCTTTCGCGATGATCTGGCTCGTGAGCTGTCAGACCGACTGGGCCATGATGTCAGCATCGGTGGCCTTTCATCCCAGTGGTACTGGCTAGACCCCGCCTTTACGGCCAGCGACATTCAGGTCACTCACCCTGACACCCGAATTGTCGTTGCCAACCTCCAGCATCTGAATATCCGCTTTGCTGCACTGGCCTCGCTGATGCGTCTGAGGATTGTTTTTGAGGACTTCCAGGCAGACGGTCTGGAGCTGACCGTGAATCAGGAGCGCGGCGGTGATGTTGCGGTGAGAGGCGCAGAAATACCGGAACCGGTCAGCAATCAGTTGCAGGTGTGGCTGGAGCTTGCCGGTGACTGGCTCTCTGATCCTTACGTCAAGATTACCCGCGTCAATCTTAGTATCCGGGATAACCAGGGCAACCTTCGCCATCTGGATATCCCCCAGCTTGATCTCGACTACCGCCGTGGATTGTTCCACGCATCCGGCCGTGCCATGCAGTCTGGTACCACCCAGCAGCTGGCCACTTTTGCCCTCGTGGGCCAGCATTTTTTCCGGGGCGACTTTACCGGCCAGTTGTACCTTGGCGTCGATTCCGGCCGCCTGTTCGACGGACTGGTTGACGAGTACCAGTGGCGATCCCTCCGGGTGGAAGGCTTCGATCTTGGCGGTGAAGCCTGGCTTACGTTCCGCAACGGTTTGCTGCAACAGGTGACCGGTACGGTGCGGACCCCCTATCTGCAGTTGGGTGTTGGCTCTCAATCCCTGGCGCCACTGGAAGACATCCGCGCGCGATTTGGCTGGCGTCGCCACGATACGGTGATGACCGACGAGACTGTGGTCGAATCCGGGGCCTTTGCCCTTGGCGAGTGGCATCTGAAGCAGCTCCAGTGGACCTGGGACGGCGATGTGGTTTCACCTTTCAGTCTGAGGCTGGCGCCCTCGGAGGGAGGCATGTCCGTCATTGCCGACGCCCTTCCACTTGCGCCCACACGTCGCCTCGCTGCGCGGCTTCCGTTATTGCCGGATCGTGCACTCCGGGCCCTCCAGGACTATCGGCCCGGTGGCTTTCTGGATCAGTTGAGAATCTTCTTCCCCGAGGGCTTCCCGGAAGACTTTCAGCTTTCCGGTCGGTTGCGTGACGTCAGTGTCCGGGCCCACGGCGGCGCGCCGGGCGTCACCTCTGTAAACGGAGACATCGCTCTGGACCGGCAACGAGGCTTTGTCCGGGTTGCCGCCGGCGAGTCGCCCGTTTCTCTGGATTTTCCCCAGCTTTTCGGGGGCGCCTGGTCATTCCCCGTACTTGAGGGCGAAGTGGCCTGGCTGCTGGATGGCGCTATTACCCGTGTGTTTTCGGATGGCGTCCGGATGCGTTACGGCGAGGCCACCGAACTGGACGGTGCTTTTGATCTCAGGATGGATCGAGAGGGAGAGGACAATCTGGGGCTGAAAGTGTCGGTGAAAAACGGCAACGCCGACATGCTGGCAGATTTTGTTCCGGCAAAGGCGGTAAACCCCGGGTTGTATGATTGGCTTACGACCGCCATTCTCGAGGCCGATATTACCTCAGGGACGTTTTTTGGCCATGGCCAGATAGGTTCTGGGGCGCCCCGGGGCTCCTTCGTTACCTCAATGATCTATGAATTCGATCAGGCATCTGTCCGCTACGATGACGCCTGGCCGGAGGTCACGGGTGCCCGGGGCAGTGTCAGGGTTCACAATGGCGACACGCTGGTCCGACTCGAAGCAGGTCAGACCGGGGGGCTGGATCTCGATCCCGGGACGGTTCGCGTGGTGCCCTCCGATCAAGGCACACGGATCAGGGTGGATACCTCGGCTCGGGTGCCCGGCGAATCGGTCGGGTTCTGGATGGAAAACAGCCCCCTGGGTGGTATGGCAGGCACAGAGGCCCAGAAGCTTGAATATGGTGGTGAGTATCAGCTGGATCTTGGTATCGACTTGCCATTGGGGTCGGAGCAGCACCCCGTGGTTGAGGCAAAGATTGCCGCTCAGGAAGGCTCCGTCTCCTACCCCTCGGCAGGGTTAGCCTGGCGGTCGGTTCAGGGTGAACTGACCTACCACAGCGAAAACGGCTTCTCCGGTGGTCCTCTGACTGCCGAATTCTTCGATGAACCGGTAACCATTGCCTTCAGCAAATCCCGGGCGGGCAATGCCCTTACCATCCGGCAGTCGGGAACGCTACCGGTGCCAGGGGTGTTTGAGCAGGCGGGACTTGGGACCAGTTCGGGTTTTGGTTTACAGGGCAATGTTACGTATACCGCGGACCTGGACGTGGGGGCGGGTTCAACGTCGGGCATCCGCGTGCGGTCCACTCTTGAGGGGCTGTCGGTTGACTGGCCAGAGCCACTGTCAAAAACGGCGGATGAGGCAGCACCGCTGCGGGCAACCATCAATCCCTCGGCCGCCGGTGGTCTTGGTATTACGGGCGACTGGGAAAACCGCGCAACGTTCGATTTGTTATGGAAAGAGACCGGGTTTGATTTGCGTCTTGGCCGCCTGCACATTGGCCCGCAGGTGTTGAACGATATTGATATCAATGCCCTCGATCTTGGTGACCGGTGGGTGGTGACCACCAGCTCGCAACGCGCCGAAGGCCGACTGACAATTCCGCAAAATGGCGACACGGTGAAGGCCGATTTTCAGGTGTTACGGCTCGTACGCAGTGAGACACCCCCTGAGGATTCGCCGGAGTTATTGACCTTGGAAGAGCAGCTTGAGGCGTTCCGCGCGCTGGATATGGGAAACTGGCCGGATATCGACGTTTCGATTGCGGAACTGCAACTGAACGACGAATCTTTGGGACAGTGGGCCTTCCAGCTCCGCCCTGAACCCTTCCGGTTGCAGGTAAATGACATCGAGGGGCGCCTGAATTCCCTGACACTGCTGGGCGACATGAGCTGGAGCATCGTCGGAGACCGGGAAACCAGCCGGTTTACAGGGTCCATCAGCGGGGGTGCGCTCGCGGATCTGAACGAGCTCCTCGACACTGAAATGCCGGTCACCAACGAGGGGACCAATATAGAGCTGGATCTGGACTGGCCCGGCCGTCCGGATGAGCTTTCCATACCGGAGCTCAGTGGCTCGGTCAGTCTCAGGCTGGATGAGGGTGTGATCCTGGAGCGAAACAACACGGCCCAACTGTTCCGGGTGTTCAATCTGCTGAACTCTGACACCCTGTGGCGCCGGTTGAAGCTCGATTTTTCCGACCTGTATGAACGGGGGGTGGCTTTTGACGCGATCTCGGGCAAGGCGCAGATAATCAATGGCTTGCTGACCATGGATCCGGAACTGCAGATAGTGGGCCCATCCGGCGCCTTCAAACTCAGTGGTACGACCAATATGGCCAGCGAGGAGCTGGATATGCGGCTTGTGGTTGTGTTGCCTCTGACTCAGAATCTGCCATTGGCGGCGCTGCTCATGGGTGCCGGTGCGCCGATCGGCGGCGCCTTGTTTGTGCTGGACAAGATTCTGGGCGATCCTTTGAGCAGGCTGACAAGCGCAACCTACAGTGTGACCGGCACATGGGACGAGCCGGAAGTGAATCTGCAACGGGTTTTTGACACCGGCGAATAACTTTTCTGTTTGGCAATATCGGAGGCAGTCATGAACAAGCGTGTTTCCAACCGGGTCGCAGCCATCCAGATGGTCAGCGGTCATGACATCGACGCCAATCTGCGCGAAGCGGAACAGCTGCTGGCCCGGGCTGCCGAGCAGGGCGCCTCGGTCGCCGTACTGCCCGAGAATTTTGCGGTTCTGGCCACCAGTCAGATGATTGATCGTGGTCGCCAGGAAGCGGGGGCCGAGCCTGTCATAAGAACCTTCCTGGCCGAACAGGCCCGGAAACTGAGGCTCTGGATCGTTGGCGGATCGATGCCAGTGGCCAAACGACCGGACGGCTCAGATCTGGAGGATCGGGTCAGGGCAACCTGCATTGTCTTTGATGACCAGGGTAAGGAGGTTGCCCGTTACGACAAGATTCACCTGTTTGATGCCATGGTGGAAGATGCCCATGGTCAATACCGTGAATCGGACACCTTCGAGCCCGGCGAACAGATAGTGACCGTGGATACGCCCGCGGGCAAGCTGGGGTTGGCGATCTGCTACGATCTTCGCTTTCCAGAGCTGTTCAGGCTGCTGCGTGAGCAGGAGGTGGACTGGATTTGCCTCCCGAGCGCTTTCACCTGGCAGACCGGTGATGCCCACTGGTACCCCCTGATCCGGGCGCGCGCGATCGAGAACCAGGTATGGTTAGTGGCACCTGGCCAGGGTGGCCAGAACAGCGAGCGCCGTCGCACCTATGGCCACAGCCTGATCTGTGATCCCTGGGGGCGGATCGTGACGGAAATGGGGGAAGGCCCGGGCCTGGTCACCGCCGAACTGGACGGCGATCAGGTAGTCAACCTGCGCACCCGGATGCCGGTGTGGGAACACCGTCGGCTCAAAGGCTAAAGGTGGGGTCAGATGAACTTGGGGTCAGAAGAAAAGTTCTTCTGACCCCAAGTTCATCTGACCCCGAATTCACATTGCTTCAGCGTCGTCGATGCATTCCCGAAGGTAGCGGAAGAGTTTTCGGGCCTGCCCGGTGTTCTTCTGCTTCTCCACATCCTTGCGGGCGTTGCGGGCAAGGTTGCGCAGGTGCTGCATATCGGCACTGGGGCAGTAGCTGAAGAATTCGCCAACAACAGAGTCGCCTTCGGCAATCATCCGGTCCCGCCAGCGTTCCGCCAGGTGATGTCTGCGGGTGTGTTCCTCACTACCGGCATCGAAGGCGTCGATGGCTTTTGCCAGGGCCTCCGGATCGTCCTCCTGGCGGATCACTTTGCCGATGTACTGCAGGTGCCGTCGTTTGGCCTCGTTCTGGCGGATACGCCTTGATTCTTCGATGGCAGCTCGAAGAGTCTCGCTGATCGGCAGTGTTTCCAGCTGGTCGTTGCTCAGTTCCAGCATTTTCTTGCCAAGATCCTGTAGGGCGTGCATTTCCCGTTTCAGCTGGGATTTGCTCGGGCCGTCGTATTCCGGCGCGTCGTTGTCTTGATGGTCTTTCATAAATCCAGTAGCCGTAAAGTTGGGGTCAGATGAACGCTTTCATCTGACCCCGTGTTCGCCCATCAGGCGTAGAAAATCGTCGCGAGGCCAAGAAAGGCCATGAACCCGACCACATCGGTCACAGTCGTGAGAATCACGCTGCCTGCCAGGGCCGGGTCAATATTGCGAGATTTGAGAAACAGTGGCAGAACCGTACCAACCAGTGCAGCGGCGACAAGATTGATCACCAGAGCGGCAGCAATGATCGCGCCGATCATCACATCCTGGAACCAGAGCATGGCGGCACCGGCAACAACGGCGGCCCAGAGTATTCCGTTCATGATGCCCGAGAGGAACTCCCGGTTCAGCAACCAGCGGACGTTGGCACCACTGATCTGCCCCACAGCCATGCCGCGGATGACGAGGGTGAGGGTCTGGCTGCCCGCAATGCCGCCCATGCTTGCGACGATGGGCATTAGTACCGCCAGGGCCACGACCTTGGCGATAGTCTCCTCGAATAATCCGATCACACCCGATGCGATCAGGGCGGTGATCAGGTTGATCCCCAGCCAGATGGCACGGCGGCGCGATGTCTTCCAGACCGGTGCGAAGGTGTCCTCGTCTTCATCCAGGCCCGCCATGCTCATCAGGGAGTGATCCGCATCCTCCCGAATAACGTCAACCACGTCATCGATTGTTATGCGCCCTAGTAGTCGGCCTTCCTCATTCACCACCGGCGCCGAGATCAGGTCGTAGCGTTCAAACAGTGTCGCTACCTTGGTGTCTGAAAGGCTTACAGGAATAGGCTCGATGTCGGTATCCATGACTTCCCGCACGGTGGAGGCGGGGTTGGAGACCAGCATTTTGGTAATTGGCAGCATGCCAATGAAATCATCCCGCCGGCTCACCACGATCAGGCTATCCGTCATGGGTGGCAGGCTGCGGTGCCGCCGAAGGTAACGAAGTACGACGTCTATGCTGATGTCCGGGCGCACCGTAATGGTGTCGGTGTTCATCAGACCGCCGGCGGTGTCCTCCGGATAGGAGAGAACTTCCTCCACCCGCTGGCGGTCCTGCTCGTCCATGGTCTCCAGGACTTCCCGGATGACCGTATCCGGCAGCTGCTGCAGCAGGTCGGCCAGGTCGTCTGATTCGAAATCCTCAATGATATCCGCCAGTTCCTGAGCATTAAGCTGGCTCAGGAAGTAACCTCGGATATCGTCACTGAGATACTGGAGAACCTCGCCTTCGAGGTCTTTGTCCACCAGGTTCCACAGCAGGGCACGCTGTCGGGGCGGCGAGGATTCAAGCAGGTGAGCAATATCACTGGGGCTCAGGCCACCGTTCAGGATGCGGGCAACCTGCTTCAGTGCGCCACTGTCCAGCGCTTCGCTCAGGGAGCGAAGGCGTTGGCGGGCCTGGCTTTTTTCCAGAATATCGGTCATGGCTCTAGTTTACTCACCCTCACCGAAATAGTCGTTAATCAGTTCCACCAATGCTTCGATGGCCTGTTCCTCGTCCGGTCCGTCGGCAATGAGCTCCACATCGGTTCCTTTGCTGGCGGCCAGCATCATCACCTGCATGATGTTCTTCGCATCCACATCCCGGCCTTTGCCACTGATACGCACGCTGCTGTCGTATTCGGATGCCGTGTTGACGAGCTTCGCAGTGGCGCGCGCATGCAGGCCAAGTTTGTTGATAATGGTAATGGGGCGGCGAATCATGGCTCGATCAGATCTCTTCCCGGGTCTGCAGGTGTGGCAGCTCGGTGTGCCGCACTTGCACATTGCTGTACCGTTGCCGGAAGTACTCGCCCAACTGCTCGCACACATACACCGACCGGTGCTGGCCGCCGGTACATCCAATGGAAATGGTCATGTAGCTGCGGTTGCTGTCTGCAAAAGAGGGCAGCCAGGTATCCAGAAATGATTTCAGGTCCTCGATCATCTTCCGGCTTGCCGGTTCTTTTTCCAGAAACTCGATAACCGGCTGATCAGTACCGACATACTTGCGGAGGCTGGTATCCCAGTAGGGGTTGGGCAGGCAGCGGACATCGAAAACGTAGTCGGAATCCAGCGGCACGCCGTGTTTGAAGCCGAATGACTGAAACAGGAGAGCCAGTTCCTGATCTTTTCGACCGACCACACGCTGCTTGATCATGTCCCGCAGCTCGTACATGGACATGCCGGTGGTATTTACGTAAAGATCGGAAAGCTTGGAGAGGGGCTCCAGCAGTTTCTTCTCGCTGGTAATGGCTTCCCGGAGCGAAGTCCTGTCGTCACTCAACGGATGTTTTCTGCGGGTGGCGTGAAAACGCTGCAGAAGCGACTGCTCGTCGGCGTCCAGGAAGATGATTTCAACGGTAACCCCGGTTTCCTGGAGGCGCCGGTAGATCTCCTCGAAATTGGCCAGCTCCCCGGAAAGGTTCCGCGCATCGATACTGACGGCCATCTTGCCCAGTCGACCAGGCCTGGTCTGGCTGGCGGCTTCCCGTGTGAGTGGAAAGAGCAGGCCAATAGGAAGATTGTCGATGCAATAAAACCCGAGGTCCTCCAGCACATGAAGTGCGGTACTCTTGCCCGAACCGGACCTGCCACTGACGATAATCAGCTTCATGACCACCTTACCTCCACTGCAGTGAATATCAGCCGCCCGAGGCGGTCATGCGCTGGTACAGCGTGCTGGCGTCCTCGCATTGCCGGAGGCGATCGCAGAACGACCGCTCGTTGAACTTCTCCGCCAGTTGGCTCAGCAGCTCAAGGTGCTCGCTCGTCGCCTCTTTTGGCACAATCAGGGCAAAGATCAGATCGACTGGCTGATTGTCGATAGCATCGAACTCCACGCTTTCTTCAAGCGTCATCAGCACACCCACCACGTGATCCAGTCCTTCCAGGCGGCAGTGGGGAATGGCAATTCCCTGGCCAATGCCGGTGCTGCCCAGGCGCTCACGGGAAATCAGGTTGTTGAAGAGCTGGGTCTCGCTGAGCGTGTTGTCCTGATGGTTTATTTGCTCGGCAATAAACTCCAGGGCCCGTTTCTTGCTGGACGCAGCTACCCTGCAGAGGGTGAGCTCCGGAGCAAGAATGTTGTCTATGGTCAGGGATGTGTCGCTCATGGATCGACTGCATTTCCGTTAAAAAAAAGGCTGCGACACGTTACTCATGTCGCAGCTCGATTAGATGAAGTGCATGAAAACAGCGCGTTAGCGAGAGCCGTTTCCGTGCATCCGTTCTACATTCTTTTCCTTGTGCTTGAGGATCTGACGGTCGAGCTTGTCGATAAGGGCATCAATGGCCGCGTACATATCCTCGTTTTCTGCCTTTGCGTGAATCTCACCACCTACCACGTGCAATGTGGCTTCCGCAATCTGGCGCACCTTTTCCACTTCCAGGGTCACCTGGCAGTTACTGATGTGGTCAAAGTGACGCTCGAGCTTCTCGAACTTCTCTGAAACGTAATCCTTCAGTGCGGGAGTCAGTTCTACGTGATGGCCTGAAATGTTGAGTTGCATAGGCGTCTCCTGTTGTCATCATGCCGGCTCCCGGGAGCCGGTCTGGGTGCTGGCGCATTGTGCGCCGGCGAATACGGTGTTGCGTCCCGTCCCGGGGTATTCAGACCAGCCGCTTGCGTTCGTTGGACGGCGGAATGTGCATGGCCTCCCGGTACTTGGCAACGGTGCGTCGCGCAACCTTGATACCCTGTTCCCCTAGCATGGCTGCAATTTTACTGTCGCTCAACGGCTTTTTGGGTGTTTCGGCGGCAATCAGCTTCTTGATCATCGCGCGTATGGCCGTGGAAGAGCATTCTCCGCCCTCATCAGTGCTGACATGGCTGGAGAAGAAATATTTCAGTTCGAAAATACCCCGGGGGGTATGCATGTATTTCTGGGTGGTTACCCGTGAAATCGTTGATTCATGCATTTCCACCGCCTGGGCAATGTCCGAGAGAATCAACGGCTTCATTGCTTCCTCGCCGTAATCCAGGAAACCCTGCTGGTGCTCGACAATACGGGTCGCCACTTTCAGCAGGGTCTCATTGCGGCTCTGCAGGCTTTTGATAAACCACTTGGCCTCCTGCAACTGATCGCGGAGGTAGGTGTTGTCTGCACTGCTGTCTGCGCGCCTTATAAGTGAAGCATAGCTGGCATTCACCCGGATGCGCGGTGCAATTTCCGGATTCAGCTCAACACGCCAGCGGCCATTGTGTTTGCGAACGATGACGTCCGGAATCACGTAGTCGGGCTCGGCGCGATCAATCACGTCGCCCGGGCGCGGATTGAGGCCTGTAATCAACGCAAGGACTTCCCTGAGTTGATCTTCTTTCAGGCGGCTGCGACGCAACAGCTGGGCGTAGTCCCGGTTGCCCAGCAGGTTGATGTAGTGGGTGATCACCAGGCGTGCCTGGGCTAGCCAGGGTGTGTCCGGCGGCAGCTGGTTAAGCTGTATCAGCAGGCATTCCTGCAAATCCCGGGCAAACACGCCAGGGGGATCGAAGTGCTGGAGGCGATGCAGGACGGCTTCCACTTCATCCAGTTCAAGGGGGTCTTCTTCGTTCTCGTCCAGCAGCCCGGCGTGGATTTCTTCCAGAGGGCTGGTGAGATAGCCCCGCTCGTCCACGGCGTCCATCAGGGCGTGGGCAATGGCCTGGTCCCGCTCACTCAGGGGAGTCAGGTTGAGCTGCCATTCCAGGTGATCCTGAAGGGTCTCGGTGGGCGAGTTGCGGGTCTCGAAATCGTGATCGTTTTCGTCGTCGTTGCGGGCTGCCGGGGCGGGGGCGGACTGGTAAATG
This region includes:
- the rng gene encoding ribonuclease G, with amino-acid sequence MSEEILINVTPVETRVALVENGMLQEAYIERTSRKGIVGNIYKGKVVRVLPGMEAAFVDIGLERAAFIHASDVVPSQSNGDEPADTPKTVPDIRSLLREGQSLVVQVTKDPIGTKGARLTTQLSIPSRYLVFMPGVSHVGISQRIEDDTERARLKTLVEEAAAEDQDVQGGYIIRTAAEAASPEDLIGDMAYLHRLSQSIHERIARVQAPAVVYQDLPLFIRTIRDLIRPQTEKVRIDSRESHQRVMEFVEEFVTEFADKVEYYPGERPIFDLYSVEDEIQKALSRKVQLKSGGYVIIDQTEAMTTIDINTGAFVGHRNLEETIFKTNLEAARAISRQLRLRNLGGIIIIDFIDMEDPEHQRQVHRMLEKMLERDHAKTKITGVSELGLVEMTRKRTTESLGQVLCEPCPICDGRGFLKTTETVCYEVFREILRVNRAYDAESYLVMASQSVVDRLLDEESDNVADLETFISKTIRFQVEPFYSQEQYDVVLL
- a CDS encoding YhdP family protein is translated as MSSADHEPPLPENLPESPPVRLLARLASLIWWMLLTLLVLLALYAGLGRQLTQNVDSFRDDLARELSDRLGHDVSIGGLSSQWYWLDPAFTASDIQVTHPDTRIVVANLQHLNIRFAALASLMRLRIVFEDFQADGLELTVNQERGGDVAVRGAEIPEPVSNQLQVWLELAGDWLSDPYVKITRVNLSIRDNQGNLRHLDIPQLDLDYRRGLFHASGRAMQSGTTQQLATFALVGQHFFRGDFTGQLYLGVDSGRLFDGLVDEYQWRSLRVEGFDLGGEAWLTFRNGLLQQVTGTVRTPYLQLGVGSQSLAPLEDIRARFGWRRHDTVMTDETVVESGAFALGEWHLKQLQWTWDGDVVSPFSLRLAPSEGGMSVIADALPLAPTRRLAARLPLLPDRALRALQDYRPGGFLDQLRIFFPEGFPEDFQLSGRLRDVSVRAHGGAPGVTSVNGDIALDRQRGFVRVAAGESPVSLDFPQLFGGAWSFPVLEGEVAWLLDGAITRVFSDGVRMRYGEATELDGAFDLRMDREGEDNLGLKVSVKNGNADMLADFVPAKAVNPGLYDWLTTAILEADITSGTFFGHGQIGSGAPRGSFVTSMIYEFDQASVRYDDAWPEVTGARGSVRVHNGDTLVRLEAGQTGGLDLDPGTVRVVPSDQGTRIRVDTSARVPGESVGFWMENSPLGGMAGTEAQKLEYGGEYQLDLGIDLPLGSEQHPVVEAKIAAQEGSVSYPSAGLAWRSVQGELTYHSENGFSGGPLTAEFFDEPVTIAFSKSRAGNALTIRQSGTLPVPGVFEQAGLGTSSGFGLQGNVTYTADLDVGAGSTSGIRVRSTLEGLSVDWPEPLSKTADEAAPLRATINPSAAGGLGITGDWENRATFDLLWKETGFDLRLGRLHIGPQVLNDIDINALDLGDRWVVTTSSQRAEGRLTIPQNGDTVKADFQVLRLVRSETPPEDSPELLTLEEQLEAFRALDMGNWPDIDVSIAELQLNDESLGQWAFQLRPEPFRLQVNDIEGRLNSLTLLGDMSWSIVGDRETSRFTGSISGGALADLNELLDTEMPVTNEGTNIELDLDWPGRPDELSIPELSGSVSLRLDEGVILERNNTAQLFRVFNLLNSDTLWRRLKLDFSDLYERGVAFDAISGKAQIINGLLTMDPELQIVGPSGAFKLSGTTNMASEELDMRLVVVLPLTQNLPLAALLMGAGAPIGGALFVLDKILGDPLSRLTSATYSVTGTWDEPEVNLQRVFDTGE
- a CDS encoding carbon-nitrogen hydrolase family protein, translating into MNKRVSNRVAAIQMVSGHDIDANLREAEQLLARAAEQGASVAVLPENFAVLATSQMIDRGRQEAGAEPVIRTFLAEQARKLRLWIVGGSMPVAKRPDGSDLEDRVRATCIVFDDQGKEVARYDKIHLFDAMVEDAHGQYRESDTFEPGEQIVTVDTPAGKLGLAICYDLRFPELFRLLREQEVDWICLPSAFTWQTGDAHWYPLIRARAIENQVWLVAPGQGGQNSERRRTYGHSLICDPWGRIVTEMGEGPGLVTAELDGDQVVNLRTRMPVWEHRRLKG
- the yjgA gene encoding ribosome biogenesis factor YjgA, which encodes MKDHQDNDAPEYDGPSKSQLKREMHALQDLGKKMLELSNDQLETLPISETLRAAIEESRRIRQNEAKRRHLQYIGKVIRQEDDPEALAKAIDAFDAGSEEHTRRHHLAERWRDRMIAEGDSVVGEFFSYCPSADMQHLRNLARNARKDVEKQKNTGQARKLFRYLRECIDDAEAM
- the mgtE gene encoding magnesium transporter; the protein is MTDILEKSQARQRLRSLSEALDSGALKQVARILNGGLSPSDIAHLLESSPPRQRALLWNLVDKDLEGEVLQYLSDDIRGYFLSQLNAQELADIIEDFESDDLADLLQQLPDTVIREVLETMDEQDRQRVEEVLSYPEDTAGGLMNTDTITVRPDISIDVVLRYLRRHRSLPPMTDSLIVVSRRDDFIGMLPITKMLVSNPASTVREVMDTDIEPIPVSLSDTKVATLFERYDLISAPVVNEEGRLLGRITIDDVVDVIREDADHSLMSMAGLDEDEDTFAPVWKTSRRRAIWLGINLITALIASGVIGLFEETIAKVVALAVLMPIVASMGGIAGSQTLTLVIRGMAVGQISGANVRWLLNREFLSGIMNGILWAAVVAGAAMLWFQDVMIGAIIAAALVINLVAAALVGTVLPLFLKSRNIDPALAGSVILTTVTDVVGFMAFLGLATIFYA
- a CDS encoding HPr family phosphocarrier protein, producing MIRRPITIINKLGLHARATAKLVNTASEYDSSVRISGKGRDVDAKNIMQVMMLAASKGTDVELIADGPDEEQAIEALVELINDYFGEGE
- the rapZ gene encoding RNase adapter RapZ; this translates as MKLIIVSGRSGSGKSTALHVLEDLGFYCIDNLPIGLLFPLTREAASQTRPGRLGKMAVSIDARNLSGELANFEEIYRRLQETGVTVEIIFLDADEQSLLQRFHATRRKHPLSDDRTSLREAITSEKKLLEPLSKLSDLYVNTTGMSMYELRDMIKQRVVGRKDQELALLFQSFGFKHGVPLDSDYVFDVRCLPNPYWDTSLRKYVGTDQPVIEFLEKEPASRKMIEDLKSFLDTWLPSFADSNRSYMTISIGCTGGQHRSVYVCEQLGEYFRQRYSNVQVRHTELPHLQTREEI
- the ptsN gene encoding PTS IIA-like nitrogen regulatory protein PtsN, with translation MSDTSLTIDNILAPELTLCRVAASSKKRALEFIAEQINHQDNTLSETQLFNNLISRERLGSTGIGQGIAIPHCRLEGLDHVVGVLMTLEESVEFDAIDNQPVDLIFALIVPKEATSEHLELLSQLAEKFNERSFCDRLRQCEDASTLYQRMTASGG
- the hpf gene encoding ribosome hibernation promoting factor, with translation MQLNISGHHVELTPALKDYVSEKFEKLERHFDHISNCQVTLEVEKVRQIAEATLHVVGGEIHAKAENEDMYAAIDALIDKLDRQILKHKEKNVERMHGNGSR